In one Bactrocera tryoni isolate S06 chromosome 5, CSIRO_BtryS06_freeze2, whole genome shotgun sequence genomic region, the following are encoded:
- the LOC120776743 gene encoding protein O-mannosyltransferase 1 isoform X1, producing MIATFRIIATTVKRRKPLVKSKSKNTTIGTGAVSTVTTSTTTNTLSDPVINYSANDPFDKATLANASSNKRLQRFSLSDILVGIMPRTTKKQANSNNVSSNTSNSNPTTALVLRTTSPTLYNASIACCRDVNCRLNALNEHFTALVQQKHHHQFIQRASVCSNASSSSGMSHTKSSRRSRSSTVTGLSRNETTATPTVPAIAAAALRDGSPDSGVGSDAAMAKVFRAVAETTTSDDSTLSSLGQYLTVHLQLDLCTWILFVLAAFTRFYKLSIPHHVVFDEIHYGKYISLYTRNIFFFDQHPPLGKQLIAAVAYTAGSYDGNYTFPHIGAEYNKNMPIFWLRFMPALCGSALAPIVYKLLIAARLSRWSALLGGILIILDNALLTQSRFILMESMLLLFEACGLYYMLRFQESNFGSSLWLIFGLASASCFSFATSVKYAGFLTYGLTTYLSCRFLWDKLYDATLSNLHIILQTIGRIVLFTIVPIMLYIGVFFVHLQLLYRAGPHDSIMTSAFQASLDGGLASITKGQPLKVAHGSQVTLRHTHGRTCWLHSHTHVYPVRYPDKRGSSHQQQVTCYSFKDVNNWWIIKRPHREDLVVGNELDVIRHGDIIQLVHGITSRGLNSHDVAAPMTPQCQEVSCYIDYEIKMPGELLWRVEILNRETEGNIWHAIKSEVRLIHHTTGAALRFSGRQLPEWGFNQHEVVADRNVEHKDAIWNVEEHRYTKTEDQRERERQLLKAEMIPTKKTKLTFLAKFFELQTKMLWGTKQLDTHMYSSSPLEWPLLDKGIAYWVDTKTGSQIHLLGNIIIWYTGTAGLFLYILLNIFYVLRRRRLHFDLPENEWHRFRQVGDIFLVAYFIHYLPYFTMDRALFLHNYLPAFLFKLLLLCYVLEHIDYLLRLYCYVNCKYNVKGTLQPQRIWLVRSYRLCILIWLVSVIWVFIKFLPLTYGMQKLSPQKVISLRWKDTWDFIIQVHKSTSNRI from the exons ATGATTGCAACGTTCAGAAT CATTGCTACCACCGTAAAACGCCGTAAGCCGTTAGTTAAAtcgaaatcaaaaaatacaaccATAGGCACAGGTGCCGTTTCCACTGTTACTACCTCCACTACTACAAACACATTAAGTGACCCAGTTATAAACTATAGCGCGAATGATCCATTTGATAAAGCGACGTTAGCCAACGCGTCATCAAACAAAAGACTTCAACGCTTCTCATTAAGCGACATACTTGTTGGTATAATgccaagaacaacaaaaaaacaagctAACAGTAATAATGTATCAAGTAACACATCAAACAGCAATCCCACCACCGCTTTGGTATTGCGCACAACTTCTCCCACTTTGTACAATGCCAGCATAGCCTGTTGCCGCGACGTCAACTGCCGTCTAAATGCGTTGAATGAGCATTTTACAGCGCTTGTTCAGCAAAAACACCACCATCAATTTATTCAACGTGCATCGGTTTGTTCAAATGCATCTTCGTCGTCAGGTATGTCCCATACCAAAAGTAGCAGACGGAGTAGAAGTTCTACCGTCACTGGTTTGAGCCGAAACGAAACAACTGCGACACCTACCGTACCAGCGATTGCAGCAGCAGCTCTGCGCGATGGCTCACCAGATTCAGGTGTAGGCAGTGATGCTGCAATGGCGAAAGTATTTCGTGCTGTCgccgaaacaacaacaagcgacgATTCTACTTTGTCTTCGCTAGGGCAATATCTTACCGTACACCTACAGCTGGATTTGTGTACGTGGATCTTGTTTGTTTTAGCAGCTTTCACACGTTTCTATAAGCTTTCTATACCCCACCATGTTGT ATTTGATGAAATACATTATGGAAAATATATCTCCCTTTACACGCGAAACATTTTCTTCTTCGACCAGCATCCGCCGCTAGGAAAACAACTCATAGCTGCGGTTGCATACACAGCCGGCAGTTACGATGGCAATTACACATTTCCACATATCGGAGCggaatataacaaaaatatgccAATTTTTTGGTTACGCTTTATGCCAGCGTTGTGTGGCAGCGCATTAGCGCCTATCGTCTACAAGCTTCTCATAGCCGCACGTCTTTCTCGATGGTCCGCTTTGTTAGGAGgaatacttattattttggaTAATGCATTGCTCACACAATCACGGTTTATTTTGATGGAGTCAatgcttttattatttgaagcttGTGGCCTGTATTACATGTTGCGTTTTCAAGAAAGTAATTTCGGTAGCTCTCTTTGGTTGATATTTGGATTAGCGTCCGCATCTTGTTTCTCTTTTGCAACCAGTGTAAAATATGCGGGCTTTTTGACTTATGGTCTTACAACCTACCTTTCTTGCCGATTTTTATGGGATAAACTTTACGATGCTACGCTTTCAA ATCTGCATATTATTTTACAAACCATTGGCCGTATCGTTTTATTCACAATTGTGCCAATTATGTTGTATATAGGCGTTTTCTTCGTTCATTTGCAACTATTATATCGTGCTGGGCCACATGATAGTATAATGACAAGTGCCTTTCAAGCTTCTCTTGATGGTGGATTAGCTTCGATAACAAAAGGTCAGCCACTCAAAGTGGCTCATGGTTCACAGGTAACTCTGCGTCACACACATGGTCGTACATGTTGGTTACATTCACATACCCACGTGTATCCAGTGCGATATCCGGATAAGCGTGGCTCTTCACATCAACAACAAGTCACATGCTATTCCTTTAAAGACGTAAATAACTGGTGGATTATTAAGCGCCCACATCGAGAAGATTTAGTCGTCGGGAATGAGTTGGATGTTATACGTCATGGAGATATTATTCAATTAGTACATGGGATCACCAGCCGTGGCCTCAACTCTCATGACGTGGCCGCACCCATGACCCCACAATGTCAGGAAGTCTCATGTTATATCGActatgaaattaaaatgcctGGCGAGTTATTGTGGCGTGTGGAAATTTTGAACCGCGAGACG GAAGGAAACATATGGCATGCCATTAAATCGGAAGTGCGACTAATCCATCATACCACGGGTGCAGCGTTACGTTTTAGCGGGCGTCAACTTCCAGAATGGGGTTTTAATCAACATGAAGTGGTGGCAGATCGGAACGTGGAGCACAAAGACGCAATATGgaatgttgaagaacatcgttATACAAAAA CAGAGGACCAGCGTGAACGGGAACGACAACTGCTTAAAGCTGAGATGATTCCAACGAAAAAGACGAAGCTAacttttttagcaaaattcttcgaattgcaaacgaaaatgcTTTGGGGCACAAAACAGCTAGATACCCACATGTATAGCTCCTCGCCCCTCGAATGGCCATTGTTAGATAAAGGCATTGCTTATTGGGTTGACACAAAAACTGGCAGTCAGATACATTTGCTGGGTAACATAATTATTTGGTACACCGGAACTGCAGGACTGTTTTTGTATATCTTACTGAATATATTCTATGTACTACGTCGACGACGCCTCCATTTCGATCTGCCAGAAAATGAATGGCACCGATTCCGCCAAGTCGGCGACATCTTTTTAGTTGCGTACTTTATACATTACTTACCATATTTTACAATGGATCGTGCATTGTTTTTGCATAACTATCTACCTGCCTTCCTATTCAAACTCTTACTGTTATGCTATGTACTTGAGCACATTGACTATTTGCTACGATTATACTGTTATGTTAATTGTAAATATAACGTTAAAGGTACTTTGCAGCCACAGCGGATTTGGTTAGTCCGAAGCTATCGTCTGTGTATTTTAATATGGCTTGTATCTGTTATATGGGTCTTTATAAAATTCTTGCCATTAACCTATGGCATGCAAAAACTGAGCCCGCAGAAGGTGATCAGTTTACGGTGGAAAGACACTTGGGACTTTATAATACAAGTCCACAAGTCTACGAGTAATCGGATTTAA
- the LOC120776743 gene encoding protein O-mannosyltransferase 1 isoform X3: MCATTNHLLPSANDPFDKATLANASSNKRLQRFSLSDILVGIMPRTTKKQANSNNVSSNTSNSNPTTALVLRTTSPTLYNASIACCRDVNCRLNALNEHFTALVQQKHHHQFIQRASVCSNASSSSGMSHTKSSRRSRSSTVTGLSRNETTATPTVPAIAAAALRDGSPDSGVGSDAAMAKVFRAVAETTTSDDSTLSSLGQYLTVHLQLDLCTWILFVLAAFTRFYKLSIPHHVVFDEIHYGKYISLYTRNIFFFDQHPPLGKQLIAAVAYTAGSYDGNYTFPHIGAEYNKNMPIFWLRFMPALCGSALAPIVYKLLIAARLSRWSALLGGILIILDNALLTQSRFILMESMLLLFEACGLYYMLRFQESNFGSSLWLIFGLASASCFSFATSVKYAGFLTYGLTTYLSCRFLWDKLYDATLSNLHIILQTIGRIVLFTIVPIMLYIGVFFVHLQLLYRAGPHDSIMTSAFQASLDGGLASITKGQPLKVAHGSQVTLRHTHGRTCWLHSHTHVYPVRYPDKRGSSHQQQVTCYSFKDVNNWWIIKRPHREDLVVGNELDVIRHGDIIQLVHGITSRGLNSHDVAAPMTPQCQEVSCYIDYEIKMPGELLWRVEILNRETEGNIWHAIKSEVRLIHHTTGAALRFSGRQLPEWGFNQHEVVADRNVEHKDAIWNVEEHRYTKTEDQRERERQLLKAEMIPTKKTKLTFLAKFFELQTKMLWGTKQLDTHMYSSSPLEWPLLDKGIAYWVDTKTGSQIHLLGNIIIWYTGTAGLFLYILLNIFYVLRRRRLHFDLPENEWHRFRQVGDIFLVAYFIHYLPYFTMDRALFLHNYLPAFLFKLLLLCYVLEHIDYLLRLYCYVNCKYNVKGTLQPQRIWLVRSYRLCILIWLVSVIWVFIKFLPLTYGMQKLSPQKVISLRWKDTWDFIIQVHKSTSNRI, encoded by the exons ATGTGCGCAACAACAAACCACTTATTGCCAAG CGCGAATGATCCATTTGATAAAGCGACGTTAGCCAACGCGTCATCAAACAAAAGACTTCAACGCTTCTCATTAAGCGACATACTTGTTGGTATAATgccaagaacaacaaaaaaacaagctAACAGTAATAATGTATCAAGTAACACATCAAACAGCAATCCCACCACCGCTTTGGTATTGCGCACAACTTCTCCCACTTTGTACAATGCCAGCATAGCCTGTTGCCGCGACGTCAACTGCCGTCTAAATGCGTTGAATGAGCATTTTACAGCGCTTGTTCAGCAAAAACACCACCATCAATTTATTCAACGTGCATCGGTTTGTTCAAATGCATCTTCGTCGTCAGGTATGTCCCATACCAAAAGTAGCAGACGGAGTAGAAGTTCTACCGTCACTGGTTTGAGCCGAAACGAAACAACTGCGACACCTACCGTACCAGCGATTGCAGCAGCAGCTCTGCGCGATGGCTCACCAGATTCAGGTGTAGGCAGTGATGCTGCAATGGCGAAAGTATTTCGTGCTGTCgccgaaacaacaacaagcgacgATTCTACTTTGTCTTCGCTAGGGCAATATCTTACCGTACACCTACAGCTGGATTTGTGTACGTGGATCTTGTTTGTTTTAGCAGCTTTCACACGTTTCTATAAGCTTTCTATACCCCACCATGTTGT ATTTGATGAAATACATTATGGAAAATATATCTCCCTTTACACGCGAAACATTTTCTTCTTCGACCAGCATCCGCCGCTAGGAAAACAACTCATAGCTGCGGTTGCATACACAGCCGGCAGTTACGATGGCAATTACACATTTCCACATATCGGAGCggaatataacaaaaatatgccAATTTTTTGGTTACGCTTTATGCCAGCGTTGTGTGGCAGCGCATTAGCGCCTATCGTCTACAAGCTTCTCATAGCCGCACGTCTTTCTCGATGGTCCGCTTTGTTAGGAGgaatacttattattttggaTAATGCATTGCTCACACAATCACGGTTTATTTTGATGGAGTCAatgcttttattatttgaagcttGTGGCCTGTATTACATGTTGCGTTTTCAAGAAAGTAATTTCGGTAGCTCTCTTTGGTTGATATTTGGATTAGCGTCCGCATCTTGTTTCTCTTTTGCAACCAGTGTAAAATATGCGGGCTTTTTGACTTATGGTCTTACAACCTACCTTTCTTGCCGATTTTTATGGGATAAACTTTACGATGCTACGCTTTCAA ATCTGCATATTATTTTACAAACCATTGGCCGTATCGTTTTATTCACAATTGTGCCAATTATGTTGTATATAGGCGTTTTCTTCGTTCATTTGCAACTATTATATCGTGCTGGGCCACATGATAGTATAATGACAAGTGCCTTTCAAGCTTCTCTTGATGGTGGATTAGCTTCGATAACAAAAGGTCAGCCACTCAAAGTGGCTCATGGTTCACAGGTAACTCTGCGTCACACACATGGTCGTACATGTTGGTTACATTCACATACCCACGTGTATCCAGTGCGATATCCGGATAAGCGTGGCTCTTCACATCAACAACAAGTCACATGCTATTCCTTTAAAGACGTAAATAACTGGTGGATTATTAAGCGCCCACATCGAGAAGATTTAGTCGTCGGGAATGAGTTGGATGTTATACGTCATGGAGATATTATTCAATTAGTACATGGGATCACCAGCCGTGGCCTCAACTCTCATGACGTGGCCGCACCCATGACCCCACAATGTCAGGAAGTCTCATGTTATATCGActatgaaattaaaatgcctGGCGAGTTATTGTGGCGTGTGGAAATTTTGAACCGCGAGACG GAAGGAAACATATGGCATGCCATTAAATCGGAAGTGCGACTAATCCATCATACCACGGGTGCAGCGTTACGTTTTAGCGGGCGTCAACTTCCAGAATGGGGTTTTAATCAACATGAAGTGGTGGCAGATCGGAACGTGGAGCACAAAGACGCAATATGgaatgttgaagaacatcgttATACAAAAA CAGAGGACCAGCGTGAACGGGAACGACAACTGCTTAAAGCTGAGATGATTCCAACGAAAAAGACGAAGCTAacttttttagcaaaattcttcgaattgcaaacgaaaatgcTTTGGGGCACAAAACAGCTAGATACCCACATGTATAGCTCCTCGCCCCTCGAATGGCCATTGTTAGATAAAGGCATTGCTTATTGGGTTGACACAAAAACTGGCAGTCAGATACATTTGCTGGGTAACATAATTATTTGGTACACCGGAACTGCAGGACTGTTTTTGTATATCTTACTGAATATATTCTATGTACTACGTCGACGACGCCTCCATTTCGATCTGCCAGAAAATGAATGGCACCGATTCCGCCAAGTCGGCGACATCTTTTTAGTTGCGTACTTTATACATTACTTACCATATTTTACAATGGATCGTGCATTGTTTTTGCATAACTATCTACCTGCCTTCCTATTCAAACTCTTACTGTTATGCTATGTACTTGAGCACATTGACTATTTGCTACGATTATACTGTTATGTTAATTGTAAATATAACGTTAAAGGTACTTTGCAGCCACAGCGGATTTGGTTAGTCCGAAGCTATCGTCTGTGTATTTTAATATGGCTTGTATCTGTTATATGGGTCTTTATAAAATTCTTGCCATTAACCTATGGCATGCAAAAACTGAGCCCGCAGAAGGTGATCAGTTTACGGTGGAAAGACACTTGGGACTTTATAATACAAGTCCACAAGTCTACGAGTAATCGGATTTAA
- the LOC120776743 gene encoding protein O-mannosyltransferase 1 isoform X2, producing MSSIATTVKRRKPLVKSKSKNTTIGTGAVSTVTTSTTTNTLSDPVINYSANDPFDKATLANASSNKRLQRFSLSDILVGIMPRTTKKQANSNNVSSNTSNSNPTTALVLRTTSPTLYNASIACCRDVNCRLNALNEHFTALVQQKHHHQFIQRASVCSNASSSSGMSHTKSSRRSRSSTVTGLSRNETTATPTVPAIAAAALRDGSPDSGVGSDAAMAKVFRAVAETTTSDDSTLSSLGQYLTVHLQLDLCTWILFVLAAFTRFYKLSIPHHVVFDEIHYGKYISLYTRNIFFFDQHPPLGKQLIAAVAYTAGSYDGNYTFPHIGAEYNKNMPIFWLRFMPALCGSALAPIVYKLLIAARLSRWSALLGGILIILDNALLTQSRFILMESMLLLFEACGLYYMLRFQESNFGSSLWLIFGLASASCFSFATSVKYAGFLTYGLTTYLSCRFLWDKLYDATLSNLHIILQTIGRIVLFTIVPIMLYIGVFFVHLQLLYRAGPHDSIMTSAFQASLDGGLASITKGQPLKVAHGSQVTLRHTHGRTCWLHSHTHVYPVRYPDKRGSSHQQQVTCYSFKDVNNWWIIKRPHREDLVVGNELDVIRHGDIIQLVHGITSRGLNSHDVAAPMTPQCQEVSCYIDYEIKMPGELLWRVEILNRETEGNIWHAIKSEVRLIHHTTGAALRFSGRQLPEWGFNQHEVVADRNVEHKDAIWNVEEHRYTKTEDQRERERQLLKAEMIPTKKTKLTFLAKFFELQTKMLWGTKQLDTHMYSSSPLEWPLLDKGIAYWVDTKTGSQIHLLGNIIIWYTGTAGLFLYILLNIFYVLRRRRLHFDLPENEWHRFRQVGDIFLVAYFIHYLPYFTMDRALFLHNYLPAFLFKLLLLCYVLEHIDYLLRLYCYVNCKYNVKGTLQPQRIWLVRSYRLCILIWLVSVIWVFIKFLPLTYGMQKLSPQKVISLRWKDTWDFIIQVHKSTSNRI from the exons ATGTCTAGCATTGCTACCACCGTAAAACGCCGTAAGCCGTTAGTTAAAtcgaaatcaaaaaatacaaccATAGGCACAGGTGCCGTTTCCACTGTTACTACCTCCACTACTACAAACACATTAAGTGACCCAGTTATAAACTATAGCGCGAATGATCCATTTGATAAAGCGACGTTAGCCAACGCGTCATCAAACAAAAGACTTCAACGCTTCTCATTAAGCGACATACTTGTTGGTATAATgccaagaacaacaaaaaaacaagctAACAGTAATAATGTATCAAGTAACACATCAAACAGCAATCCCACCACCGCTTTGGTATTGCGCACAACTTCTCCCACTTTGTACAATGCCAGCATAGCCTGTTGCCGCGACGTCAACTGCCGTCTAAATGCGTTGAATGAGCATTTTACAGCGCTTGTTCAGCAAAAACACCACCATCAATTTATTCAACGTGCATCGGTTTGTTCAAATGCATCTTCGTCGTCAGGTATGTCCCATACCAAAAGTAGCAGACGGAGTAGAAGTTCTACCGTCACTGGTTTGAGCCGAAACGAAACAACTGCGACACCTACCGTACCAGCGATTGCAGCAGCAGCTCTGCGCGATGGCTCACCAGATTCAGGTGTAGGCAGTGATGCTGCAATGGCGAAAGTATTTCGTGCTGTCgccgaaacaacaacaagcgacgATTCTACTTTGTCTTCGCTAGGGCAATATCTTACCGTACACCTACAGCTGGATTTGTGTACGTGGATCTTGTTTGTTTTAGCAGCTTTCACACGTTTCTATAAGCTTTCTATACCCCACCATGTTGT ATTTGATGAAATACATTATGGAAAATATATCTCCCTTTACACGCGAAACATTTTCTTCTTCGACCAGCATCCGCCGCTAGGAAAACAACTCATAGCTGCGGTTGCATACACAGCCGGCAGTTACGATGGCAATTACACATTTCCACATATCGGAGCggaatataacaaaaatatgccAATTTTTTGGTTACGCTTTATGCCAGCGTTGTGTGGCAGCGCATTAGCGCCTATCGTCTACAAGCTTCTCATAGCCGCACGTCTTTCTCGATGGTCCGCTTTGTTAGGAGgaatacttattattttggaTAATGCATTGCTCACACAATCACGGTTTATTTTGATGGAGTCAatgcttttattatttgaagcttGTGGCCTGTATTACATGTTGCGTTTTCAAGAAAGTAATTTCGGTAGCTCTCTTTGGTTGATATTTGGATTAGCGTCCGCATCTTGTTTCTCTTTTGCAACCAGTGTAAAATATGCGGGCTTTTTGACTTATGGTCTTACAACCTACCTTTCTTGCCGATTTTTATGGGATAAACTTTACGATGCTACGCTTTCAA ATCTGCATATTATTTTACAAACCATTGGCCGTATCGTTTTATTCACAATTGTGCCAATTATGTTGTATATAGGCGTTTTCTTCGTTCATTTGCAACTATTATATCGTGCTGGGCCACATGATAGTATAATGACAAGTGCCTTTCAAGCTTCTCTTGATGGTGGATTAGCTTCGATAACAAAAGGTCAGCCACTCAAAGTGGCTCATGGTTCACAGGTAACTCTGCGTCACACACATGGTCGTACATGTTGGTTACATTCACATACCCACGTGTATCCAGTGCGATATCCGGATAAGCGTGGCTCTTCACATCAACAACAAGTCACATGCTATTCCTTTAAAGACGTAAATAACTGGTGGATTATTAAGCGCCCACATCGAGAAGATTTAGTCGTCGGGAATGAGTTGGATGTTATACGTCATGGAGATATTATTCAATTAGTACATGGGATCACCAGCCGTGGCCTCAACTCTCATGACGTGGCCGCACCCATGACCCCACAATGTCAGGAAGTCTCATGTTATATCGActatgaaattaaaatgcctGGCGAGTTATTGTGGCGTGTGGAAATTTTGAACCGCGAGACG GAAGGAAACATATGGCATGCCATTAAATCGGAAGTGCGACTAATCCATCATACCACGGGTGCAGCGTTACGTTTTAGCGGGCGTCAACTTCCAGAATGGGGTTTTAATCAACATGAAGTGGTGGCAGATCGGAACGTGGAGCACAAAGACGCAATATGgaatgttgaagaacatcgttATACAAAAA CAGAGGACCAGCGTGAACGGGAACGACAACTGCTTAAAGCTGAGATGATTCCAACGAAAAAGACGAAGCTAacttttttagcaaaattcttcgaattgcaaacgaaaatgcTTTGGGGCACAAAACAGCTAGATACCCACATGTATAGCTCCTCGCCCCTCGAATGGCCATTGTTAGATAAAGGCATTGCTTATTGGGTTGACACAAAAACTGGCAGTCAGATACATTTGCTGGGTAACATAATTATTTGGTACACCGGAACTGCAGGACTGTTTTTGTATATCTTACTGAATATATTCTATGTACTACGTCGACGACGCCTCCATTTCGATCTGCCAGAAAATGAATGGCACCGATTCCGCCAAGTCGGCGACATCTTTTTAGTTGCGTACTTTATACATTACTTACCATATTTTACAATGGATCGTGCATTGTTTTTGCATAACTATCTACCTGCCTTCCTATTCAAACTCTTACTGTTATGCTATGTACTTGAGCACATTGACTATTTGCTACGATTATACTGTTATGTTAATTGTAAATATAACGTTAAAGGTACTTTGCAGCCACAGCGGATTTGGTTAGTCCGAAGCTATCGTCTGTGTATTTTAATATGGCTTGTATCTGTTATATGGGTCTTTATAAAATTCTTGCCATTAACCTATGGCATGCAAAAACTGAGCCCGCAGAAGGTGATCAGTTTACGGTGGAAAGACACTTGGGACTTTATAATACAAGTCCACAAGTCTACGAGTAATCGGATTTAA